In Mixta intestinalis, the following are encoded in one genomic region:
- a CDS encoding baseplate J/gp47 family protein produces the protein MTEKPSVDFETVLRASGMPTTEAEVIAAFKTTVQAEGFVTNTSRMSPFWRLISKIVATPVMWLKDALVNDVLRNMFVATATGPMLRLLAWAVNIEAKPASAAAGVLRFYKTNPADEVIVSAGTLVQTERINGVIYGLSVTEDTTLAAGAESGLVPVTATGTGSGYNLAPGYYRILPVAVAGISSVVNDEDWLTTPGADEESDDELRDRTRNQFNLVGSYHTDAIYRSMIASVVGLSVDRIFFLHDAPRGPGTANAYLLLDSGEASQPFIDAVNDFINSQGHHGHGDDLQCFAMPETSHTLAVTVYVASMENMTADELSELQSGVSNLIRCAFRENARYDVKKTWPYARFSFSNLGREIHREFPVIDSLSFSLTDIVSELSVPRLAGLTVDIAND, from the coding sequence ATGACTGAAAAACCCAGCGTCGATTTTGAAACGGTGTTACGGGCCAGCGGGATGCCAACAACAGAGGCGGAAGTGATCGCGGCGTTCAAAACCACCGTACAGGCTGAGGGCTTTGTTACCAATACCTCCAGGATGTCGCCATTCTGGCGACTCATTTCAAAGATAGTCGCAACGCCGGTCATGTGGCTGAAGGATGCGTTAGTCAACGATGTTCTGCGCAATATGTTTGTTGCGACCGCCACCGGACCCATGCTGCGGTTGCTTGCCTGGGCGGTAAATATTGAGGCCAAACCGGCAAGCGCTGCGGCGGGTGTGCTGCGGTTTTACAAAACGAATCCCGCTGATGAAGTGATCGTCAGTGCCGGAACGCTGGTTCAGACGGAGCGGATTAACGGCGTAATTTATGGGCTGAGCGTAACGGAAGACACCACCCTGGCCGCGGGTGCTGAAAGTGGGCTGGTTCCGGTTACCGCCACAGGCACCGGCAGCGGCTATAACCTCGCGCCGGGGTATTATAGGATACTGCCCGTTGCGGTTGCCGGGATTTCTAGCGTGGTGAATGACGAAGACTGGTTGACAACGCCGGGCGCTGATGAGGAAAGCGATGATGAACTACGCGACCGCACGCGGAACCAGTTTAACCTGGTGGGGAGCTATCACACTGACGCCATCTATCGCAGCATGATTGCCAGCGTTGTGGGGCTGAGCGTGGATCGCATTTTCTTTTTGCATGATGCCCCGCGTGGGCCGGGCACCGCCAACGCTTATCTTTTGCTGGATAGTGGCGAAGCCTCCCAGCCTTTTATCGATGCGGTGAATGACTTCATAAACAGCCAGGGACATCACGGGCACGGCGATGATCTGCAATGTTTCGCCATGCCGGAAACCAGCCATACACTGGCCGTGACCGTTTATGTTGCCAGCATGGAGAACATGACCGCTGACGAACTCAGCGAACTACAGAGCGGCGTCTCAAATCTGATCCGCTGCGCCTTTCGTGAAAATGCCCGATATGACGTAAAAAAAACCTGGCCGTATGCGCGTTTCTCATTCTCGAATCTGGGGCGTGAGATCCACCGGGAATTTCCGGTCATCGACTCCCTGAGCTTCTCACTGACTGACATTGTCAGCGAACTGTCTGTCCCGCGCCTTGCCGGTTTAACGGTGGATATCGCCAATGACTGA
- a CDS encoding DUF2590 family protein yields the protein MNTEPLYIDLLIADGDFTLDSGNEPRRCDNRDSIAQDIIHSILESGITARLIGERSPTMRGDVITQLTLLVESDERLIPGTIFITEESISRLYVTAETYDFGSITTEVNYD from the coding sequence ATGAACACCGAGCCGCTTTATATCGACCTGTTGATTGCAGATGGCGATTTTACGCTGGACAGCGGCAACGAGCCGCGCCGGTGCGATAACCGGGACAGCATCGCGCAGGACATCATTCACAGCATTCTGGAAAGCGGCATCACAGCCCGCCTGATTGGGGAACGTAGCCCCACAATGCGCGGCGATGTGATTACCCAGCTGACACTGCTGGTTGAAAGCGATGAGCGCTTAATCCCAGGAACAATTTTTATCACTGAGGAAAGCATTTCGCGCCTGTACGTTACCGCGGAGACATACGATTTCGGCAGCATTACTACCGAGGTGAATTATGACTGA
- a CDS encoding phage tail tape measure protein — protein MSHLDFTLSLIDKLTRPLKTAQSSLSGFAEKSQASFARIGIGAAAIWGVVQSVQGVVGPAYEMSAALAEVGSKGVAGSALDKLSSAALRFSIRYGKGAVDVVKSSYAMKGAMAGLADMDLPRVTIAANTLAAGVKASGEEAGEYIGAMASRFNAELSSLGHVRFAEELAGKTAYMVQNFGVKMQTMQELIEGTKNAGADFGVSMDEQFAVLGTLSRTLGSEASGVYEQFLRSAPAAAEKLGMSFVDATGKLLPMGDILQKLQDKYGASIEGNVKAQQALDAAFGGGADVLKKLYGQQNILNRSITELGRNDGMKRAQEMAEKMALPWERIKAAFFAMRVAIGNTLLPILSPLMNRVADVGAKFTRWLEMFPNIARWLGYVSLGVLSLGLAGAATNIIMGLFGFTMVGLAGITKVLSGAWKALAWTFNMLRPSLLTTRLGLAGLWIQSKLMAFWTGVCRVALVTWNAVLKAGAIAMRVYGVATMFAGVAMQLLTSPITLIIAGLALLALGVWYVVTHWEELKAAIMETSAFAWVMDVAGQVGEAFSDVWQSITEGWDSVVKSFTSAYDWIIEKLNKIPGVNIELNSTPVNGVAPPDLPQGSKSLLTGNNVGSSVPRDGLLGQAKNDGKTVVDNRKTWGDIYITAPNGMTPAKLAEWQEMQAG, from the coding sequence ATGAGCCACCTGGATTTTACATTAAGCCTGATCGACAAGCTAACGCGGCCCCTTAAAACGGCCCAGTCGTCGCTGTCAGGCTTTGCCGAAAAATCGCAGGCCTCCTTTGCCAGGATTGGCATCGGGGCGGCGGCGATCTGGGGGGTGGTGCAGTCAGTCCAGGGAGTGGTGGGCCCGGCCTATGAAATGAGCGCGGCCCTGGCTGAAGTAGGCTCAAAAGGTGTGGCCGGGAGTGCGCTGGATAAGTTGTCCAGCGCTGCGCTGCGGTTCAGCATCCGTTACGGGAAAGGCGCTGTCGATGTGGTTAAGTCCAGCTACGCGATGAAGGGCGCAATGGCTGGGCTGGCTGATATGGATTTACCCCGCGTCACTATCGCAGCCAACACCCTGGCGGCTGGCGTGAAAGCCAGCGGCGAAGAAGCAGGCGAGTATATTGGCGCGATGGCATCACGGTTTAACGCTGAACTGTCCAGCCTGGGGCATGTGCGTTTTGCTGAGGAGCTGGCCGGGAAAACGGCGTACATGGTGCAAAACTTCGGCGTGAAAATGCAGACCATGCAGGAACTGATCGAGGGCACCAAAAACGCCGGCGCTGACTTCGGCGTCAGCATGGATGAGCAGTTTGCCGTGTTGGGTACGCTGTCGCGCACGCTGGGCAGTGAAGCCAGTGGCGTTTATGAGCAGTTTTTGCGAAGTGCGCCTGCGGCCGCCGAAAAGCTGGGGATGAGTTTTGTAGATGCCACCGGCAAATTGTTGCCAATGGGTGACATTCTGCAAAAGCTACAAGACAAATACGGCGCGAGCATTGAAGGGAACGTCAAAGCCCAGCAGGCGCTGGACGCCGCTTTCGGCGGTGGCGCTGACGTCCTTAAGAAGCTGTACGGCCAACAAAATATTTTAAATCGCAGCATCACAGAGCTGGGGCGCAATGATGGCATGAAGCGAGCCCAGGAAATGGCTGAAAAGATGGCGCTGCCGTGGGAACGCATTAAGGCGGCATTTTTTGCAATGCGGGTCGCTATCGGCAACACGCTGCTTCCCATCCTGTCGCCGCTGATGAACCGCGTTGCGGATGTGGGGGCCAAATTTACCCGCTGGCTGGAGATGTTCCCGAATATTGCCCGCTGGCTGGGTTATGTTTCCCTGGGCGTGCTGTCGCTGGGCCTGGCGGGCGCAGCGACCAATATCATTATGGGACTCTTTGGTTTCACGATGGTGGGTCTGGCCGGGATCACAAAAGTACTGAGCGGTGCGTGGAAGGCGCTTGCCTGGACATTCAATATGTTGCGTCCATCCCTTCTGACAACGCGCCTGGGGCTGGCCGGTCTCTGGATACAGTCAAAACTGATGGCGTTCTGGACAGGTGTTTGCCGCGTTGCGCTGGTTACATGGAATGCAGTGTTAAAGGCCGGTGCCATTGCCATGCGCGTTTATGGTGTGGCGACCATGTTTGCCGGTGTGGCAATGCAGCTGCTGACCAGCCCCATCACGTTAATCATTGCCGGTCTGGCGCTGCTGGCGCTGGGTGTCTGGTATGTGGTTACGCACTGGGAAGAACTGAAAGCGGCGATCATGGAGACGTCAGCGTTTGCCTGGGTAATGGATGTTGCCGGGCAAGTCGGTGAGGCGTTCAGCGACGTATGGCAGTCAATAACGGAAGGGTGGGATTCCGTAGTGAAGTCCTTCACGTCTGCATACGACTGGATCATCGAAAAGCTGAATAAAATTCCTGGGGTCAATATTGAACTGAACAGCACGCCGGTTAACGGTGTTGCGCCTCCGGATCTGCCCCAGGGCAGTAAATCATTATTGACCGGTAATAATGTCGGGTCGTCTGTGCCGCGCGATGGATTGTTGGGGCAGGCGAAAAATGACGGAAAAACGGTAGTAGATAATCGGAAAACGTGGGGAGACATCTATATCACTGCCCCTAACGGAATGACCCCGGCCAAGCTGGCCGAATGGCAGGAGATGCAGGCAGGATGA
- a CDS encoding DUF6890 family protein — translation MAAIRRNALEQYLALRRYYLPHEADDEESLARALWLDEYFAQTKANKTAEGIAIALAGK, via the coding sequence GTGGCGGCCATTCGCAGGAATGCACTGGAGCAATATCTTGCATTGCGCCGCTACTATCTCCCGCACGAAGCCGACGACGAAGAAAGCCTCGCCCGCGCCTTGTGGCTGGATGAGTATTTCGCCCAGACCAAAGCTAATAAAACGGCGGAAGGGATAGCAATAGCCTTAGCTGGAAAATGA
- a CDS encoding putative phage tail assembly chaperone, whose product MSKNNKIAMTVAGVDLTFEPNKTAFNNLINEMTLTNKVAPMATYLGRIVAAESKEALNQLLDQYPGCEMQIVEKVNEIYSPKLEIEVKN is encoded by the coding sequence ATGAGTAAAAACAACAAAATTGCCATGACTGTCGCAGGTGTGGATCTGACGTTTGAACCGAATAAAACCGCGTTCAATAACCTGATTAACGAAATGACCCTGACCAACAAAGTGGCACCGATGGCGACCTATCTGGGGCGAATCGTTGCCGCTGAATCAAAAGAGGCATTAAACCAGCTGCTTGATCAGTATCCCGGCTGTGAAATGCAGATTGTTGAAAAAGTTAATGAAATTTACTCGCCGAAGCTTGAGATCGAAGTAAAAAACTGA
- a CDS encoding M15 family metallopeptidase, translating to MKLSEKQQLFTVLIADLIHWAQDKGYRLTFGEAYRTPQQAALNAKNGTGISNSLHTQRLAIDFNLFINGEYQTDSEAYRPLGEYWESIGGSWGGRFKSNPDGNHFSLEHDGVR from the coding sequence ATGAAACTGAGTGAGAAACAACAGCTTTTCACCGTGCTGATCGCGGACCTGATTCACTGGGCGCAGGACAAAGGCTATCGCCTGACGTTTGGCGAAGCGTACCGCACGCCGCAGCAGGCCGCGCTGAATGCGAAAAACGGCACCGGCATCAGCAACAGCCTGCATACGCAGCGCCTTGCCATCGATTTCAACCTGTTTATTAACGGCGAATACCAGACCGACAGCGAAGCTTACCGCCCGCTGGGCGAATACTGGGAATCCATCGGCGGCAGCTGGGGCGGGCGGTTTAAAAGCAACCCGGACGGCAACCACTTCAGCCTTGAGCATGACGGGGTGCGCTGA
- a CDS encoding holin has product MPNGETSLLAKLLLIGAVIGLGQLMVSNERITARLLVGRVILGSAVAPLAAIPLLKFPDMPELVVIGLACGLGILGSAFIEEGLRRVVDIYLQKKGKQTP; this is encoded by the coding sequence ATGCCGAACGGAGAAACCTCATTGCTGGCAAAACTGCTGCTGATTGGCGCTGTAATTGGCTTGGGTCAACTGATGGTCAGTAATGAGCGCATTACCGCGCGCCTGTTGGTCGGCCGCGTGATTTTGGGATCGGCGGTTGCCCCGCTGGCCGCTATTCCGCTTCTGAAATTCCCGGATATGCCTGAGCTGGTTGTTATCGGGCTGGCGTGCGGGCTGGGTATCCTGGGTAGTGCGTTTATCGAGGAAGGGCTGCGGCGCGTCGTGGATATTTATCTTCAAAAAAAGGGAAAGCAAACGCCATGA
- a CDS encoding phage protein: protein MTERISGGSFDVNYDSVMIHVENATVTITDNSAVAQTRGVPNGYTKGSVSADVEIEVDAQNFKKFTAVARAAGSWRAIPAKDFLFYANAGDDEEKIEVFGCVPTLSDLVNINPSEASKTTKKIKFMVTSPDFVAIDGVPYLSARDTRDIKG, encoded by the coding sequence ATGACAGAACGGATTAGCGGCGGATCGTTCGATGTGAACTATGACAGCGTGATGATTCATGTTGAAAACGCAACCGTCACCATCACGGATAACAGCGCTGTCGCGCAAACCCGCGGTGTACCTAACGGGTACACGAAGGGATCGGTCTCCGCAGATGTGGAAATCGAGGTGGATGCCCAGAATTTCAAAAAATTTACTGCTGTTGCCCGCGCGGCCGGGTCGTGGCGTGCCATACCGGCGAAGGACTTTTTGTTCTATGCCAATGCCGGTGACGATGAGGAAAAGATCGAGGTGTTTGGCTGCGTCCCGACACTGTCCGACCTGGTGAACATCAACCCCAGCGAAGCGAGCAAAACCACGAAAAAAATTAAATTCATGGTAACCAGCCCCGATTTTGTCGCTATTGATGGCGTGCCGTATCTGTCCGCACGCGACACGCGAGACATTAAAGGATAA
- a CDS encoding DUF2586 domain-containing protein codes for MTWPNVNVSQKNRYNGTTNEVERVVLFVGYGNTNTGKTQALNTGSDLDQALGEDDSLLKRIVSAAANNAGQNWFAYVHVMAEPDTEADDYTPDADWMSAVKLSQSVASVEGVVLAFDTEGPSTINRATEMRNTLQANFGRFVWFALAVGGPADGEAWADYVTRVTGIQGGIASPGVQLVPRLWGNEPGVLAGRLCNRSVTIADSPARVATGAVTALGSDTLPTDGTEKAIDLAVLQTLEASRFSVPMWYHDFDGIYWSDGRTLDAEGGDYQTIENVRIVDKASRRVRLRAIPKIADRSLNSTPGSIAAHVTYFGKPLREMAISSQINGVEFPGEVKPPRDGDITITWTSNVAVQIYIVVRPYESAKEIGVSIELDTSLES; via the coding sequence ATGACCTGGCCGAACGTAAACGTCAGTCAGAAAAACCGCTATAACGGCACAACAAACGAGGTTGAGCGCGTCGTTCTGTTTGTGGGGTATGGCAACACCAACACCGGGAAAACCCAGGCGCTTAATACTGGCAGCGATCTGGATCAGGCGCTGGGTGAAGACGACAGCCTGTTAAAGCGCATTGTGTCAGCTGCGGCAAATAACGCAGGGCAAAACTGGTTTGCGTACGTTCACGTGATGGCGGAGCCGGATACCGAAGCCGACGACTATACGCCGGATGCGGACTGGATGAGCGCAGTTAAGTTGTCGCAAAGCGTGGCATCGGTTGAAGGCGTTGTTCTGGCATTCGATACAGAGGGACCGTCAACCATCAATCGCGCCACTGAAATGCGAAACACATTGCAGGCGAATTTTGGCCGCTTTGTGTGGTTTGCGCTGGCGGTTGGCGGACCAGCTGACGGCGAAGCATGGGCTGATTATGTGACCCGTGTAACCGGGATTCAGGGCGGGATTGCGTCGCCGGGCGTTCAGCTGGTTCCGCGCCTCTGGGGGAACGAACCCGGCGTCCTGGCTGGCCGCTTATGTAACCGGTCCGTGACCATTGCCGACAGCCCGGCCCGCGTTGCAACCGGTGCCGTTACTGCGCTGGGCAGTGACACCCTGCCAACAGACGGCACAGAGAAGGCGATTGATCTGGCGGTTCTTCAGACCTTGGAGGCGAGCCGCTTTAGCGTGCCGATGTGGTATCACGATTTTGACGGGATTTACTGGTCGGACGGCAGGACGCTGGATGCGGAAGGCGGTGATTATCAGACAATCGAAAACGTTCGCATTGTCGATAAGGCGTCGCGTCGGGTGCGCCTGCGTGCCATTCCCAAAATCGCCGATCGCTCGCTGAACAGCACGCCGGGCAGCATCGCCGCCCATGTTACGTATTTCGGTAAACCACTGCGTGAAATGGCGATTTCGAGCCAGATTAACGGGGTGGAGTTTCCCGGCGAGGTCAAGCCGCCGCGGGACGGTGACATTACGATCACCTGGACAAGTAACGTTGCGGTGCAGATTTACATTGTGGTTCGACCGTATGAAAGCGCGAAGGAAATCGGCGTCAGCATTGAACTGGATACTTCTCTGGAGAGCTAA
- a CDS encoding phage tail protein: protein MSQLESLTAFITANLPRDAMQMFSSSMDDCELLRSARALGNNQRRIGVLKYSAHLSWDNFPFRKYSPGLIYALVLAWVDEHANELRDELKLPDPTVDPEFDDEGSCILEVVVPLADPLIIKPNDGGSIPFRGQTWEIVNPEIWTAEEAEFIARHGDAS, encoded by the coding sequence ATGAGTCAGCTGGAAAGCCTGACGGCATTCATTACGGCGAATCTGCCACGTGATGCGATGCAGATGTTTTCGAGTTCGATGGACGATTGCGAACTGCTGCGCAGCGCCAGAGCGCTGGGAAACAACCAGCGCCGGATCGGTGTGCTGAAGTACAGCGCCCATTTATCGTGGGATAACTTCCCGTTTCGCAAGTATTCGCCGGGGTTGATCTATGCGCTGGTACTGGCTTGGGTGGATGAACATGCAAACGAGCTGCGCGACGAACTGAAGTTACCCGATCCCACCGTGGACCCGGAGTTTGACGACGAAGGCTCCTGCATTCTGGAAGTGGTTGTTCCACTGGCCGACCCGTTAATCATCAAACCCAACGATGGCGGGTCCATTCCGTTTCGCGGGCAGACGTGGGAAATAGTCAACCCGGAAATATGGACGGCTGAGGAAGCGGAATTTATTGCCCGGCATGGTGATGCGTCGTGA
- a CDS encoding head completion/stabilization protein, which produces MSGPSFSISGKPLTVTPTAITNGVAFWPDLDLAEFQVTRTLPADLPPDTAGVALLASIAEVNTTLADVVAYWNGKGCERATDVPGAKLGGENQLTAQYKKAVYARAKADLLGEFATIGRRESHPGQESQDTRASLLAEAANVMRNMLQQPRVGVHLI; this is translated from the coding sequence ATGAGTGGTCCCAGCTTCAGCATCAGCGGCAAGCCGTTAACGGTCACGCCGACGGCCATTACTAACGGTGTGGCGTTCTGGCCTGATCTGGATCTGGCCGAATTTCAGGTAACGCGCACACTGCCCGCTGATTTACCGCCCGATACCGCAGGTGTTGCCCTGCTGGCCTCCATTGCAGAGGTAAACACAACGCTGGCTGATGTGGTGGCGTACTGGAACGGGAAAGGCTGCGAGCGTGCAACGGACGTACCGGGCGCGAAGCTGGGAGGCGAAAACCAGTTAACTGCCCAGTACAAAAAAGCGGTCTATGCCCGCGCCAAAGCCGACCTTTTGGGTGAATTCGCTACCATCGGACGGCGTGAGTCGCATCCTGGACAGGAAAGTCAGGACACCCGCGCCAGCCTGCTGGCCGAGGCGGCCAACGTGATGCGCAATATGCTGCAACAGCCACGCGTGGGGGTGCATCTGATATGA
- the gpM gene encoding phage terminase small subunit yields the protein MAMSPCQRHRTRMKAVKALDNREALATSPVSFHLQKLELEKDVERLRSLPRTEDRIEFKRDVLLPRWMPTAESYLTGDARFANPVLVYCVIWLFDTGEMGKALDWADVAITETQSMPENFKSTMPAFVADTVLEWAMSQAEAGHSIEPYFSRTFENIREKWRLHEDINAKWFKFAGLYLLRDEKGQPRATAVDDVATLEQADALLAQAHVFNKNAGVKTMRDKIRARINSLTQQ from the coding sequence ATGGCTATGTCTCCGTGTCAGCGCCACCGCACACGTATGAAAGCCGTTAAGGCACTGGATAACCGCGAAGCCCTGGCTACGTCGCCGGTCAGCTTCCACCTTCAAAAGCTGGAGCTGGAAAAAGATGTCGAACGTCTCCGCAGCCTGCCGCGCACCGAAGACCGCATCGAATTCAAGCGTGATGTGTTGTTGCCGCGCTGGATGCCGACCGCTGAGTCCTATCTTACCGGTGATGCCCGCTTCGCAAATCCGGTCCTGGTTTACTGCGTGATCTGGTTGTTCGACACGGGGGAAATGGGTAAGGCGCTGGACTGGGCGGACGTGGCTATCACAGAGACCCAGTCTATGCCGGAAAACTTCAAAAGCACCATGCCCGCATTCGTGGCTGACACGGTGCTGGAGTGGGCAATGAGCCAGGCGGAAGCCGGTCACAGCATTGAACCCTATTTCAGCCGGACGTTTGAAAACATCCGCGAAAAATGGCGTTTGCACGAAGACATTAACGCGAAGTGGTTTAAGTTCGCGGGGCTTTATCTGCTGCGCGACGAGAAGGGGCAGCCGCGCGCCACTGCCGTGGATGATGTGGCAACGCTGGAACAGGCCGACGCGCTGTTAGCCCAGGCGCATGTGTTCAACAAAAATGCCGGTGTTAAAACCATGCGCGACAAGATTCGTGCCCGGATTAACAGCCTGACCCAGCAATAA
- a CDS encoding phage major capsid protein, P2 family: MLNTQQLSPQAEGLLHKFTAALAKSYGVRDTSKFFAITPPKETLLRQALLESSEFLRLVNVKDVQQTIGQVISTGKPGIYTGRKKGGRFTRPLGVDGNTYALAETDSGSFLDYNTLTNWANSGSEDEFFQLIQAFSNEQFALDMLRVAFNGISVAENTDPEANPNGEDVNTGWHQIVKTRSPEQIITDEVTLGGANADFVSLDAAVTDLLHTCILEQYRNDPNMCILVSGDLIGKDATTMMNMVDRPTEKVAAQLINRQIAGKQVYTPPFMPEGRLIITTLSNLHIYTQAGTRKRKADWSDDRKQFENSYLRMEGYAVEHDELYAAFDKITLAGDTPPDGGE, translated from the coding sequence ATGCTTAATACGCAACAGTTATCACCGCAGGCAGAAGGGCTGCTGCATAAGTTTACCGCCGCACTGGCGAAATCTTATGGTGTGCGTGATACCTCTAAATTTTTCGCCATCACACCGCCGAAGGAAACCCTGCTGCGTCAGGCGCTTCTGGAGTCCTCCGAATTTTTACGTCTGGTTAACGTTAAAGACGTTCAGCAGACCATCGGCCAGGTTATCAGCACCGGCAAGCCGGGGATTTACACCGGGCGTAAAAAAGGCGGTCGCTTTACCCGTCCGCTGGGGGTTGATGGCAATACCTATGCCCTGGCCGAAACGGACTCAGGCTCGTTTCTGGACTACAACACGCTGACAAACTGGGCGAACTCCGGCTCTGAGGATGAATTCTTTCAGCTGATTCAGGCATTCAGTAATGAACAGTTTGCGCTGGATATGCTGCGTGTCGCGTTCAACGGTATCAGCGTAGCGGAAAATACAGACCCGGAAGCTAACCCGAACGGCGAAGACGTTAACACCGGCTGGCACCAGATCGTTAAAACCCGAAGCCCTGAGCAGATCATTACTGACGAGGTGACATTAGGTGGTGCAAATGCAGATTTCGTTTCGCTGGATGCTGCCGTTACCGACCTGCTGCATACCTGCATTCTTGAGCAATACCGCAACGATCCAAATATGTGCATCCTGGTATCTGGCGACCTTATCGGAAAAGACGCCACAACCATGATGAACATGGTGGACCGCCCGACTGAAAAAGTCGCTGCGCAACTGATTAACCGCCAGATCGCGGGTAAACAGGTTTATACCCCGCCGTTTATGCCGGAAGGTCGCCTCATCATTACCACGTTGAGCAATCTTCACATTTACACCCAGGCAGGAACCCGCAAGCGTAAAGCCGACTGGAGCGACGACCGTAAGCAGTTTGAAAACAGCTATTTACGCATGGAAGGCTACGCCGTCGAGCATGACGAGCTTTATGCAGCGTTCGACAAAATCACTCTTGCCGGTGACACGCCACCGGATGGGGGCGAATAA
- a CDS encoding GPO family capsid scaffolding protein, translating to MPQSHYRTDWLCIATSGQAVDGRIIEPQWLIDAAETYSRKTYTAMIWPHHPQYDISEREFTCNLGEVDALKVETDGDVTKLYAQLIPNQFLIDANRMGQKLFTSAEFVTDFAGSGREYLFGLAVTDIPASLGTEKLKFILAGEEKDAERGSLETFSLGKLKVNKEDKKESSFWSRLFSARKDFTQTPQPNTDKPVEGEEEKMDELKALLQQLLELVKNGKSAAEGEAPEVDSPEQAAEEVAEIAEEIADAAEQVAELAQDVAENPDDEVKAEEFSAAKASLVKAMKAFNVAPSKRQRRRREFSARRPSESNQMSELTAQLTTVLTKLSATESNTTRRPANAPAGSKAPRELV from the coding sequence ATGCCGCAATCTCATTACCGCACCGATTGGTTATGTATTGCCACATCTGGACAGGCTGTTGACGGGCGTATTATTGAACCGCAGTGGCTGATTGATGCGGCAGAAACTTACAGCCGTAAAACTTACACCGCCATGATTTGGCCGCATCATCCACAGTACGATATTAGCGAACGTGAGTTTACCTGTAATCTGGGAGAGGTTGACGCGCTAAAAGTGGAAACGGATGGAGATGTCACGAAGTTATATGCTCAGCTAATTCCGAACCAGTTTTTAATTGATGCAAACCGAATGGGGCAGAAACTTTTTACGTCTGCTGAATTTGTCACTGATTTTGCGGGTAGCGGTCGGGAATATCTTTTCGGTCTGGCCGTTACCGATATTCCGGCCAGTCTTGGAACAGAAAAGCTTAAATTTATTTTGGCTGGCGAAGAAAAAGATGCAGAGCGTGGAAGTCTGGAAACGTTCAGTCTGGGGAAATTAAAGGTCAATAAGGAAGATAAAAAAGAGTCCTCCTTCTGGTCGCGCTTATTTTCAGCCAGGAAAGATTTTACACAAACCCCGCAACCTAACACTGATAAGCCCGTCGAGGGAGAGGAAGAAAAGATGGATGAATTAAAAGCGCTGCTGCAACAGCTGCTGGAGCTGGTTAAAAACGGCAAATCCGCCGCCGAAGGTGAAGCGCCAGAAGTGGACTCGCCGGAACAGGCCGCGGAGGAAGTAGCGGAGATTGCGGAAGAAATTGCTGATGCTGCTGAGCAGGTTGCAGAGCTGGCGCAGGATGTAGCAGAGAACCCGGATGATGAAGTCAAAGCGGAAGAATTCAGCGCGGCAAAAGCCAGCCTGGTAAAAGCGATGAAGGCGTTCAATGTTGCCCCGTCAAAGCGCCAGCGCCGCCGCCGTGAGTTTTCAGCCCGCCGCCCGTCTGAAAGCAATCAAATGTCAGAGCTGACTGCGCAACTGACTACTGTACTGACGAAGCTGTCCGCGACGGAAAGTAACACCACACGCCGCCCTGCAAACGCGCCAGCAGGCAGTAAAGCGCCGCGTGAACTGGTTTAA